A window of the Oryza brachyantha chromosome 5, ObraRS2, whole genome shotgun sequence genome harbors these coding sequences:
- the LOC102720429 gene encoding protein SULFUR DEFICIENCY-INDUCED 1-like has product MAMASSRRRGGAGAGAGGEKKDLFHVVHKVPAGDSPYVRAKHLQLVEKDPETAIVWFWKAINSGDRVDSALKDMAVVMKQQDRAEEAIEAIRSFRHLCSRQAQESLDNLLIDLYKKCGKVEEQIELLKQKLKMIYLGEAFNGKATKTARSHGKKFQVSIQQETSRILGNLGWAYMQQSNYSAAELVYRKAQSIEPDANRACNLGLCLIKQSRNEEARQVLHDVLLRRISGSEDDKAVARAEQLLHELEPVMMHVPSPLDAGLSVSEGIMERLDLVLNEWTPFRSRRLPVFEEIATFRDQIAC; this is encoded by the exons atggccatggcctcgtcgcggaggagaggaggagccgGAGCTGGAGCGGGAGGGGAGAAGAAGGACCTGTTCCATGTCGTCCACAAGGTGCCCGCCGGAGACAGCCCGTACGTCAGAGCTAAGCACCTGCAG CTTGTCGAGAAGGATCCGGAGACGGCCATTGTGTGGTTCTGGAAGGCGATCAACTCCGGGGACAGGGTGGATAGCGCCCTCAAGGACATGGCCGTGGTGATGAAGCAGCAGGACCGCGCCGAGGAGGCCATAGAAGCCATCAGATCATTCAGACACCTGTGCTCCAGGCAGGCTCAGGAGTCACTCGACAACCTTCTCATTGACCTCTACAAG AAATGCGGCAAAGTCGAAGAGCAGATAGAGCTACTGAAGCAGAAGCTGAAGATGATATACCTCGGAGAGGCCTTTAACGGGAAGGCGACCAAGACAGCGCGCTCCCATGGAAAGAAGTTCCAGGTCTCCATCCAGCAGGAGACTTCTCGCATTCTG GGTAATCTTGGGTGGGCTTACATGCAGCAAAGCAACTATTCAGCTGCTGAATTGGTGTATCGTAAGGCACAGAGTATTGAGCCTGACGCCAACAGGGCATGCAACCTTGGGCTGTGCCTGATCAAGCAGAGCAGGAATGAGGAAGCAAGGCAGGTGCTTCATGATGTCCTGCTGCGCAGAATCTCCGGATCAGAAGACGACAAGGCGGTTGCCCGAGCTGAGCAGCTCCTCCATGAACTTGAGCCTGTGATGATGCATGTTCCATCGCCACTAGACGCTGGGCTGAGTGTCAGTGAAGGGATCATGGAGAGGCTAGACCTTGTGCTGAACGAGTGGACGCCATTCAGGTCAAGGAGGCTACCTGTATTTGAGGAGATAGCTACCTTCAGGGACCAAATTGCCTGTTGA
- the LOC102716786 gene encoding uncharacterized protein LOC102716786 encodes MEVTTSEQDTASSAFVRFYSAKEPKMVKPPEEEPPSEAPSCAPVPRTVFYNTARDDGGVDDFDEGTWKYFTFNEQSLAALRRRLEEETRRGDFVVCRRRCAAPPPGLFPVVLDLPPGNRDMEFVLVLESSRVANGLQLPPGHGSMAH; translated from the exons ATGGAGGTGACCACGTCGGAGCAGGACACGGCGTCCAGTGCTTTCGTCAGGTTCTATTCCGCCAAG GAACCGAAGATGGTGAagccgccggaggaggagccgcCAAGCGAGGCGCCGTCGTGCGCGCCGGTGCCGCGCACGGTCTTCTACAACACGGCgcgggacgacggcggcgtggacgaCTTCGACGAGGGGACGTGGAAGTACTTCACCTTCAACGAGCAGAGCCtcgccgcgctgcgccgccggctggaggaggagacgcGGCGGGGGGACTTCGTCGTCTGCCGCCGGAgatgcgccgcgccgccgccggggctgTTCCCTGTAGTCCTTGACCTGCCCCCCGGCAACAGAGACATGGAGTTCGTCCTAGTCTTGGAGTCCTCCAGAG TGGCGAATGGCCTTCAGCTACCACCAGGACATGGCAGTATGGCACATTAG
- the LOC102716505 gene encoding uncharacterized protein LOC102716505 — MGIRQRSHKLPRAMAYCRCRMILVLFFFCVCIFVATTDAAKGPRAAGRWTVGSPAAYSAGGPAGADVFRDSKRRIPKGPDPIHNRRAGKATIAPRRRD, encoded by the exons ATGGGAATCAGGCAGCGCTCACATAAGTTGCCAAGGGCAATGGCGTACTGCAGGTGCAGGATGATACTcgtcttgttcttcttctgcGTCTGCATTTTCGTAGCGACGACTGATGCTGCCAAGGGTCCGAGAGCCGCCGGGAGGTGGACGGttggctcgccggcggcgtacTCGGCCGGCGGGCCGGCCGGTGCAGATGTGTTCAGGGACAGCAAGAGGAGGATCCCCAAGGGGCCTGACCCTATTCACAACAG GCGTGCTGGGAAGGCGACGATCGCGCCACGGCGAAGAGACTAG